In a single window of the Victivallis lenta genome:
- a CDS encoding SLC13 family permease has product MVLGIVIFLVAYALIVSEKMDKTIPSMLGAAAMVIFGVAGFPELLTKIDLNVLGLLIGMMVIVNIMSTTGAFEWVAVKIARQTRGNGVLVMLEFMVATAVISAFMDNVTTIILMAPVTILITQLLSLPTVPFLILEAIFSNIGGTATLIGDPPNILIGASCNLSFNSFLLNLGPVVLIIMVVSLLVVLFVQRKQLKTSKEAVEQVAMTEPSRAILHPKRLTRALIVFAIVLLGFFFSRLIDIEPGLIAIAGAFVMALACGVEVPHMLEKVEWSTIMFFCGLFMMVGALEEKHVFSTLGQYMVDLTRGNFALTMMIILWGGALLSAIIDNIPLVIAMIPLIKSIIPVFAKQMGIEGMEEAISLQVAQPLFWALALGACLGGNGTLIGASANVVISQIARKNNYPLSFKRFTMYGFPMMLLSLVISSVYLYLRYIR; this is encoded by the coding sequence ATGGTTCTCGGTATTGTTATTTTTCTGGTCGCCTATGCGCTGATCGTGTCGGAGAAGATGGATAAGACCATCCCCTCCATGCTCGGCGCGGCGGCCATGGTCATTTTCGGCGTCGCGGGTTTTCCTGAGCTGCTTACGAAGATCGACCTCAACGTGCTCGGCCTGCTGATCGGCATGATGGTGATCGTCAACATCATGAGCACGACGGGCGCTTTCGAATGGGTCGCCGTGAAGATCGCGCGGCAGACCCGCGGCAACGGCGTGCTGGTCATGCTCGAATTCATGGTCGCCACCGCCGTCATTTCGGCCTTTATGGACAATGTGACGACCATTATCCTGATGGCCCCGGTCACGATCCTCATCACGCAGCTGCTGTCGCTGCCGACCGTCCCGTTCCTGATCCTCGAGGCGATTTTCTCGAATATCGGCGGGACGGCGACGCTGATCGGCGATCCGCCGAACATCCTGATCGGCGCAAGCTGCAATCTTTCGTTCAACTCGTTCCTGCTGAATCTCGGTCCGGTCGTGCTGATCATCATGGTCGTTTCGCTGCTGGTGGTGCTGTTCGTCCAGCGGAAGCAGTTGAAAACCAGCAAGGAGGCCGTCGAACAGGTGGCGATGACCGAACCGTCGCGGGCGATTCTGCATCCGAAGCGGCTGACCCGTGCGCTGATCGTGTTTGCAATCGTGCTGCTCGGCTTTTTCTTCAGCCGGCTGATCGACATCGAACCCGGGCTGATTGCGATCGCCGGCGCGTTCGTCATGGCGCTGGCCTGCGGAGTCGAGGTTCCGCACATGCTTGAAAAGGTCGAGTGGAGCACGATCATGTTCTTCTGCGGCCTCTTCATGATGGTCGGCGCCCTTGAGGAGAAGCATGTGTTTTCCACGCTGGGGCAGTATATGGTCGACCTGACCAGGGGGAATTTCGCGCTGACCATGATGATCATTCTCTGGGGCGGCGCGCTCCTGTCGGCCATCATCGACAACATTCCGCTCGTGATCGCGATGATTCCGCTGATCAAGTCGATCATTCCGGTGTTCGCGAAGCAGATGGGGATCGAGGGCATGGAGGAGGCGATTTCGCTTCAGGTCGCGCAGCCGCTCTTCTGGGCGCTGGCGCTCGGCGCCTGCCTCGGCGGCAACGGCACGCTGATCGGCGCGTCGGCCAACGTGGTGATTTCGCAGATCGCGCGGAAGAACAACTATCCGCTCTCTTTCAAGCGGTTCACGATGTACGGTTTCCCGATGATGCTGCTGAGCCTCGTGATCTCTTCGGTCTATCTGTATTTGCGGTACATCCGCTGA
- a CDS encoding PTS sugar transporter subunit IIA encodes MARISVADKNDLFVQLCRQVATLPQVRNSAIDYDRILSAIREREAQSSTAIGNGVILPHARIDGLDGLAVVVATLQTPLSGEEAIDRQPLDIACLLLIPAGKPMEGLKFMARFANFVQMPELRGELMKASSPEAMFSQLSNLGQSSRKAVLAGDIMSPCSFSLAADMPLTRATTLMAQHRTPIAPVLDGRRLLGQIACSNLFTLGIPDFFSQLKSVGFIRFFDPFEKYFSIEARSKVGQVMNTDYCTFHEDATLIEIVFAISILKYPQVYIVNQENELLGIIDQTLLLERIINL; translated from the coding sequence ATGGCGCGGATCTCTGTTGCCGACAAGAACGACCTGTTCGTTCAGCTTTGCCGGCAGGTCGCCACGCTGCCGCAGGTCAGGAACTCCGCAATCGATTACGACCGGATTCTCTCCGCGATCAGGGAACGCGAAGCGCAATCCAGCACCGCGATCGGCAACGGCGTTATCCTGCCGCATGCCCGGATCGACGGACTGGACGGACTGGCCGTCGTTGTCGCCACGCTGCAGACCCCTCTTTCCGGCGAGGAGGCCATCGACCGCCAGCCGCTCGATATCGCCTGCCTGCTGCTGATTCCGGCCGGCAAGCCGATGGAGGGGCTGAAGTTCATGGCCCGTTTCGCGAACTTCGTGCAGATGCCGGAGCTTCGCGGGGAACTTATGAAGGCGTCCTCTCCTGAAGCGATGTTCTCGCAGCTTTCGAATCTCGGCCAATCCTCCCGCAAGGCGGTGCTCGCCGGCGACATCATGTCCCCGTGCAGCTTTTCGCTGGCCGCCGATATGCCGCTGACCCGGGCGACGACCCTGATGGCGCAGCACCGTACGCCGATCGCGCCGGTGCTCGACGGCCGCAGGCTGCTCGGGCAGATCGCCTGTTCGAACCTGTTCACGCTCGGAATTCCCGACTTTTTTTCGCAGTTGAAGAGCGTCGGCTTCATCCGCTTTTTCGATCCGTTCGAAAAGTACTTCAGCATCGAGGCCAGGTCGAAAGTGGGCCAGGTCATGAACACCGACTATTGTACTTTTCACGAGGATGCCACTCTGATCGAGATCGTTTTCGCCATCTCGATCCTGAAGTACCCGCAGGTCTATATCGTGAATCAGGAGAATGAACTGCTGGGAATCATCGATCAGACGCTGCTTCTGGAGCGGATCATCAATCTTTAA
- a CDS encoding sugar phosphate isomerase/epimerase family protein, with product MKKHQIAAQLYTLREFLKTEPLIFESLKKVKKMGYDAIQVSGMGPIDEKELVRICGDLGLDICATHENGQMIVEETERVIERLDRLNCRYTAYPWPHIIPSNRAEAVELAHKLNTAAEKMAAAGKVLCYHNHDIEFMRMEDGSLILDLLYDNAPALQGEIDTFWVQAGGQNPACWVKKLAGRMPLLHLKDYGIHDRRRAMFPIGSGNLDWQSIVPAGEAGGVEYFIVEQDECLKDPFDSLKESLDYITANFVK from the coding sequence ATGAAGAAGCATCAGATCGCGGCCCAGCTTTACACGCTCCGGGAATTCCTGAAAACCGAACCGCTCATCTTCGAATCGCTGAAGAAGGTCAAGAAAATGGGCTACGACGCCATTCAGGTCTCCGGCATGGGGCCGATCGACGAAAAAGAGCTGGTCCGCATCTGCGGCGACCTCGGGCTCGACATCTGCGCGACCCACGAAAACGGCCAGATGATCGTCGAAGAGACCGAGCGCGTCATCGAACGGCTCGACAGGCTGAACTGCAGATACACGGCCTATCCGTGGCCTCACATCATCCCGTCGAACCGCGCCGAAGCGGTCGAGCTCGCGCACAAGCTCAACACGGCGGCTGAAAAGATGGCCGCCGCCGGAAAAGTGCTCTGCTACCATAATCACGACATCGAATTCATGCGCATGGAAGACGGCAGCCTGATCCTCGACCTCCTCTATGACAACGCTCCGGCGCTGCAGGGCGAAATCGACACCTTCTGGGTGCAGGCCGGCGGCCAGAATCCGGCCTGCTGGGTCAAAAAGCTGGCCGGGCGCATGCCGCTGCTGCACCTGAAGGACTACGGCATTCACGACCGCAGGCGCGCGATGTTCCCGATCGGCTCGGGCAACCTCGACTGGCAGTCGATCGTCCCGGCCGGCGAAGCGGGCGGCGTCGAATATTTCATCGTCGAGCAGGACGAGTGCCTGAAGGACCCGTTCGACTCCCTCAAGGAAAGCCTGGACTACATCACCGCCAATTTCGTGAAGTAA
- a CDS encoding GNAT family N-acetyltransferase, producing MKLRIATPNDAAAALSIYSQYIHTPVTFEYELPPQEEFARRIGDTLKRYPYLACADSGRLCGYAYAHRFGERAAYQWSAELSIYLDAGATARGIGRTLYSALIELLRRQGIRTVCGCVTTPNPRSEKLHAKLGFRKVGTFRRSGYKNGGWHDVTWFEREIISGEDPPREITPFPQLDPQTVAGILDAARFSDTPGAVAP from the coding sequence ATGAAACTCAGAATCGCAACTCCGAACGACGCGGCGGCGGCTCTGTCGATCTATTCGCAGTACATCCATACGCCGGTCACCTTCGAATACGAGCTCCCCCCGCAGGAGGAGTTCGCGCGGCGCATCGGCGATACGCTGAAACGTTATCCGTATCTGGCCTGCGCCGACTCCGGCAGGCTCTGCGGCTACGCTTATGCCCACCGCTTCGGCGAGCGCGCCGCCTACCAGTGGAGCGCCGAGCTGTCGATCTACCTCGACGCCGGAGCAACCGCGCGCGGAATCGGGCGGACGCTCTACTCCGCCCTGATCGAGCTCCTGAGGCGGCAGGGAATCCGGACCGTCTGCGGCTGCGTCACCACGCCGAATCCGCGCAGCGAAAAGCTGCACGCGAAGCTCGGCTTCCGGAAGGTCGGCACCTTCCGGCGGTCGGGTTACAAAAACGGCGGCTGGCACGATGTGACCTGGTTCGAAAGGGAGATCATCTCCGGCGAGGATCCGCCGCGGGAGATCACGCCGTTTCCGCAGCTCGACCCGCAGACGGTCGCCGGAATCCTCGACGCCGCGCGGTTCTCCGACACGCCCGGAGCCGTTGCGCCTTGA
- a CDS encoding MFS transporter, whose protein sequence is MDEPVLSPRIVRRGMNLSILSAVLLSLFTAVSTSAIFTGLLRSIHLTNPQIGIVMSLPLLFPPMQIIGAYLQRRSFHRKRFWLFCSVTTYTLYLALTALVTVWFRLPAAAAFALFVSLYALIQTFTQLPASINLSWLGELVPRRESASFWSRRTGFAGITTMIGGVALGKLVDLLGREESTTYIVVLLIGILFGCLSTFVFAGAADPDPAPRPGTSFLTLVSETWHNREYRLLTGFFSYQSLFAWLSTGFIFVYLQAEDGMNFSMMTIQIMLAVSALVAFLSGYFFRVVGSKYGRKPVLVLCSVLKGVEFILWGILLPLNGILDEIGIWIVDRTAALWGGGPAGLPPGVFGALPVFLLGGFVNMGIASSQSSLLTSLGNKRIQSMAIGLFFSVVGLCGVLTGSVSGYLYNFLARQSLVTDSPLNPFNVLALCSAVGYFSSILLLRKFHEDGAAPTGDMVRTLLSQNPVRAVYQANLLSQPMSEGHRVEMLNRTAGNLVAGEVLQSLWNPSSRVRDGALLTLSRNSEKAADPALLSEVIRLLDIPELGMQAMAARTLGRLGIREAVPALVARLNSEDLTLVQAAVFALGLIGSPEAVPALRTLLADPRRRELRPAAAEALSKTGDWRDAPLLLPAFEQESFRICRLQCLIALTRSLLPDTRSAHPSFEAEEKLPGSELERRLKQLCSSPLWPAGADWKPSFHRLMEACDRDAFLETAAALLAAELRLFLIVPEESRTPDEELIGERFSPGGRMRDALLNGNSYLAVSLTVQLKLWAQLKYNAQEGEPRLLLLSILIAQHSLLEETRREGGIPGRLCGRPAPGS, encoded by the coding sequence ATGGATGAACCGGTGCTGTCACCGCGCATCGTGCGGCGCGGAATGAATCTCTCGATCCTGTCGGCGGTGCTGCTCAGCCTCTTCACGGCGGTCAGCACGAGTGCGATTTTCACCGGGCTGCTGCGGTCGATTCACCTGACCAACCCGCAGATCGGCATCGTGATGTCGCTGCCGCTGCTGTTCCCGCCCATGCAGATCATCGGCGCATACCTGCAGCGCCGCAGTTTTCACCGCAAACGTTTCTGGCTCTTCTGCTCGGTCACGACCTATACGCTCTACCTCGCGCTGACGGCTCTGGTCACCGTCTGGTTCCGGCTGCCCGCCGCGGCGGCCTTCGCGCTGTTCGTCTCGCTCTACGCGCTGATCCAGACCTTTACGCAGCTGCCGGCCTCGATCAACCTCTCCTGGCTGGGCGAACTCGTGCCGCGCCGCGAAAGCGCCTCCTTCTGGAGCCGCCGCACCGGATTCGCCGGAATCACCACCATGATCGGAGGCGTCGCGCTCGGCAAGCTCGTGGACCTGCTCGGCCGTGAAGAGTCCACGACCTACATCGTCGTGCTCCTGATCGGCATTCTCTTCGGCTGTCTGTCGACTTTCGTCTTCGCCGGAGCGGCGGACCCGGACCCGGCGCCGCGCCCCGGAACAAGCTTCCTCACGCTGGTCAGCGAAACCTGGCACAACCGCGAATACCGGCTCCTGACCGGATTCTTCAGCTATCAGTCGCTGTTCGCCTGGCTGTCGACCGGTTTCATTTTCGTCTACCTCCAGGCGGAGGACGGCATGAATTTTTCGATGATGACCATTCAGATCATGCTGGCGGTGTCGGCGCTCGTCGCCTTCCTCTCCGGCTACTTCTTCCGCGTGGTCGGCTCGAAGTACGGCCGCAAACCGGTGCTCGTGCTCTGCAGCGTGCTCAAGGGAGTCGAATTCATCCTCTGGGGCATCCTCCTGCCGCTCAACGGAATTCTCGATGAGATCGGCATCTGGATCGTCGACCGCACCGCCGCGCTCTGGGGCGGCGGCCCGGCCGGGCTGCCGCCGGGAGTCTTCGGCGCGCTGCCGGTCTTTCTGCTCGGCGGCTTCGTGAACATGGGCATCGCCTCGTCGCAGTCGTCGCTGCTGACCTCGCTCGGCAACAAGCGCATTCAGAGCATGGCGATCGGGCTCTTCTTTTCGGTCGTCGGGCTCTGCGGCGTCCTGACCGGTTCGGTTTCGGGATATCTCTATAACTTTCTGGCCCGCCAGTCGCTCGTGACCGACAGCCCGCTCAATCCGTTCAATGTGCTCGCGCTCTGTTCAGCGGTCGGTTATTTCAGCAGCATCCTGCTGCTGAGAAAGTTTCATGAGGACGGAGCGGCGCCGACCGGCGACATGGTGCGCACGCTGCTGTCGCAGAATCCGGTCCGCGCGGTCTACCAGGCGAATCTGCTGTCGCAGCCGATGAGCGAAGGGCACCGGGTCGAGATGCTGAACCGCACGGCCGGCAACCTCGTCGCCGGGGAGGTTCTGCAGTCGCTCTGGAATCCGTCGAGCCGCGTGCGCGACGGCGCGCTGCTCACGCTCTCCCGCAACAGCGAAAAAGCGGCCGATCCGGCGCTGCTGTCCGAGGTGATCCGCCTGCTCGACATCCCGGAACTCGGCATGCAGGCGATGGCGGCGCGAACGCTCGGCAGGCTCGGAATCCGCGAGGCCGTCCCCGCCCTGGTTGCCAGGCTGAATTCGGAGGACCTGACGCTGGTTCAGGCCGCCGTCTTCGCCCTCGGGCTCATCGGCAGCCCGGAGGCGGTTCCGGCGCTGCGGACTCTGCTTGCCGATCCCCGCCGCCGCGAACTCCGGCCGGCCGCCGCCGAAGCCCTCAGCAAAACCGGCGACTGGCGGGACGCGCCGCTGCTGCTGCCGGCATTCGAGCAGGAGAGCTTCCGGATCTGCCGCCTGCAGTGCCTGATCGCCCTGACCCGTTCCCTGCTGCCGGACACCCGGAGCGCCCACCCGAGCTTCGAAGCGGAAGAGAAGCTGCCCGGCTCCGAACTCGAACGCCGGCTGAAACAGCTTTGCAGCAGTCCGCTCTGGCCGGCCGGAGCGGACTGGAAACCGTCGTTCCACCGCCTGATGGAGGCTTGCGACCGCGACGCCTTTCTCGAAACGGCCGCCGCGCTTCTCGCCGCGGAGCTCCGGCTCTTCCTGATCGTGCCCGAGGAAAGCCGCACGCCGGACGAGGAACTCATCGGCGAACGCTTCTCGCCGGGCGGCCGCATGCGCGACGCCCTCCTGAACGGCAACAGCTATCTCGCCGTCAGCCTGACCGTTCAGCTGAAGCTCTGGGCCCAGCTCAAATACAATGCGCAGGAGGGAGAGCCGCGGCTGCTGCTGCTCTCCATCCTGATCGCGCAGCACTCGCTGCTGGAGGAGACCCGCAGGGAGGGCGGAATCCCCGGGCGGCTCTGCGGCCGCCCCGCCCCCGGAAGCTGA
- the ilvC gene encoding ketol-acid reductoisomerase, whose product MEILHDGDADLGVLNGKTIAVIGYGAQGRAQALCMRDSGLSVVIGIRPGKSKDAAEEDGFETLSVTDAAKRADIIHILLPDEMHGPVYDKEIAPVLTAGKTLSFSHGFSIVFGEIKPPKDVDVIMVAPKSPGTEERKRFVEGFGVPGLIAVRQNPSGKAKEVALAIAKAEGLTRAGVLECSFEQETYEDLFGEQNVLCGGMVDLMKYGFETLIEAGYPPEMAYFECIHEAKLIVDLIYEGGIQKMNAVISNTAEWGEYDNGPWIIDPSVKERMKESLRRIESGEFAAKWIKEARNGAPTLKAKRAALGEHPAEIVGKRIRSLFQKKN is encoded by the coding sequence ATGGAGATCCTCCATGACGGCGACGCCGACCTCGGCGTGCTCAACGGCAAGACCATCGCGGTGATCGGTTACGGCGCGCAGGGCCGCGCCCAGGCGCTCTGCATGCGTGATTCGGGCCTTTCCGTCGTGATCGGCATCCGCCCCGGCAAGTCCAAGGACGCCGCCGAGGAAGACGGTTTCGAGACGCTGTCCGTCACCGACGCCGCGAAGCGCGCGGACATCATCCACATTCTGCTGCCGGACGAAATGCACGGCCCGGTCTACGACAAGGAAATCGCCCCGGTTCTGACCGCCGGGAAAACCCTGTCGTTCTCGCACGGCTTCTCCATCGTCTTCGGTGAAATCAAGCCGCCGAAGGATGTCGACGTGATCATGGTCGCGCCGAAGAGCCCCGGAACCGAAGAGCGTAAGCGCTTCGTCGAAGGCTTCGGCGTGCCGGGCCTCATCGCGGTCAGGCAGAATCCGAGCGGCAAGGCCAAGGAAGTCGCCCTCGCGATCGCGAAGGCCGAAGGGCTGACCCGCGCCGGCGTCCTCGAGTGCTCCTTCGAGCAGGAGACCTACGAAGACCTCTTCGGCGAACAGAACGTCCTCTGCGGCGGCATGGTCGACCTGATGAAGTACGGCTTCGAAACCCTGATCGAGGCGGGCTATCCGCCGGAAATGGCTTATTTCGAGTGCATCCACGAAGCGAAGCTCATCGTCGACCTGATCTATGAAGGCGGCATCCAGAAGATGAACGCGGTCATTTCGAACACTGCCGAGTGGGGCGAATACGACAACGGTCCGTGGATCATCGATCCGTCGGTCAAGGAGCGCATGAAGGAGTCTCTGCGCCGCATCGAATCCGGCGAATTCGCCGCCAAGTGGATCAAGGAAGCCCGCAACGGCGCCCCGACCCTCAAGGCGAAGCGCGCGGCCCTCGGCGAACATCCGGCGGAGATCGTCGGCAAGCGCATCCGCAGCCTCTTCCAGAAGAAGAACTGA
- a CDS encoding beta-N-acetylhexosaminidase produces MAQVSRLVWRSTDVPEELHTLLATLEEEYPVSGFGRGLKLKAKRVKGDGTVSRVTRSPGEVLLEYNSIAGAARGIGAALAKIECKESTPFKTLGIMLDVSRNMVMTVDHLKMWFRRLALSGYNMIMLYTEDTYELPDEPFFGHLRGAYTLEEIRELDEYAKCLGIELVGCIQTLGHLEQIIKWGGAYDKVRDTASVLLVDEPKTYALIEKMIAFWSEALGSRRIHIGMDETHDLGRGRFLDKFGYESGFELFNRHLGKVNELCKKAGLAPMIWSDMYFRLSNADQNYYDLEHPIPDSVRKKIPQNVQLVYWDYYHEDAAMYEAMIKRHRDIGFEPVMGSGIWTWTRLWYDHAKTEKTAVPCIQACRKQKVSELFFTMWGDNGAYCNYDSSLAGIIYCADLAYGVPANDPDKFTSKRFAAVCQSSYEAHLVASKIEAADEYGCNPALMLWDDPLLGVLFDDCRRRNPEFDLELSDRYDEMLRKLLPYQEECFAGDFEHIINALQLLLLKLELRGALEAAYDRDDRIALRQIAVSLIPSVIAAVWEFDASFRRQWMRTAKPFGLEVIQARNAVQAARLEETALRIREYLDGTVASIEELDARLSPAEKTTNALYTYNRVATGSTGL; encoded by the coding sequence ATGGCTCAGGTTTCGAGACTGGTGTGGCGTTCCACGGACGTGCCGGAAGAACTGCACACACTTCTGGCGACACTCGAGGAGGAATATCCGGTTTCCGGCTTCGGCCGCGGGCTGAAGCTCAAGGCGAAGCGGGTCAAGGGAGACGGAACCGTCTCCCGCGTGACCCGTTCCCCGGGCGAAGTGCTCCTTGAATACAACTCGATCGCCGGCGCTGCGCGCGGCATCGGCGCCGCGCTTGCAAAAATCGAATGCAAAGAGAGCACGCCGTTCAAGACGCTCGGCATCATGCTCGACGTGTCGCGCAACATGGTCATGACGGTCGATCACCTGAAAATGTGGTTCCGCCGCCTTGCGCTGTCTGGCTACAACATGATCATGCTCTATACGGAGGACACCTACGAGCTGCCGGACGAACCGTTTTTCGGCCATCTCCGCGGCGCCTACACCCTGGAGGAAATCCGGGAACTCGACGAATATGCGAAATGCCTCGGCATCGAGCTCGTCGGCTGCATCCAGACCCTCGGCCATCTTGAGCAGATCATCAAATGGGGCGGCGCCTACGACAAGGTCAGGGACACGGCCAGCGTGCTGCTGGTCGACGAGCCGAAAACCTACGCCCTGATCGAAAAGATGATCGCCTTCTGGAGCGAGGCGCTCGGCAGCCGCCGCATCCATATCGGCATGGATGAAACCCACGACCTCGGCCGCGGCCGGTTCCTCGACAAATTCGGCTACGAAAGCGGCTTCGAACTTTTCAACCGCCACCTGGGCAAGGTGAACGAGCTCTGCAAAAAAGCGGGACTCGCCCCGATGATCTGGTCGGATATGTACTTCCGTCTCAGCAACGCGGATCAGAATTACTACGATCTCGAGCATCCGATTCCGGACTCCGTCCGGAAGAAGATTCCGCAGAACGTCCAGCTCGTCTACTGGGATTACTATCATGAGGACGCCGCGATGTACGAGGCGATGATCAAGCGCCACCGCGACATCGGCTTCGAGCCGGTCATGGGTTCCGGCATCTGGACCTGGACCCGCCTCTGGTACGATCACGCCAAGACGGAAAAAACCGCCGTGCCGTGTATCCAGGCGTGCCGGAAACAGAAAGTTTCCGAACTCTTTTTCACGATGTGGGGCGACAACGGCGCCTACTGCAACTACGATTCGTCGCTGGCCGGGATCATCTATTGCGCCGACCTCGCCTACGGCGTCCCGGCGAACGATCCCGACAAGTTCACCTCGAAGCGGTTCGCGGCGGTCTGCCAGAGCAGCTACGAAGCGCATCTCGTCGCATCGAAGATCGAAGCGGCCGATGAATACGGCTGCAATCCGGCACTGATGCTCTGGGACGATCCGCTGCTCGGCGTGCTGTTCGACGACTGCCGCCGCCGCAATCCCGAGTTCGATCTCGAGCTGAGCGACCGCTACGACGAAATGCTCCGCAAACTCCTGCCGTATCAGGAGGAGTGCTTCGCCGGGGACTTCGAGCATATCATCAACGCGCTCCAGCTCCTGCTGCTCAAGCTCGAACTGCGCGGCGCCCTCGAAGCGGCCTACGACCGCGACGACCGGATCGCGCTGCGCCAGATCGCGGTGTCGCTGATCCCGTCGGTCATCGCGGCCGTCTGGGAGTTCGACGCTTCGTTCCGCCGCCAGTGGATGCGGACCGCCAAGCCGTTCGGGCTCGAAGTCATCCAGGCCCGCAATGCGGTTCAGGCCGCGCGGCTCGAGGAGACGGCGCTGCGGATCCGCGAATATCTCGACGGAACCGTCGCCTCGATCGAAGAGCTCGACGCGAGGCTCTCTCCGGCTGAAAAGACGACGAACGCCCTGTACACCTACAACCGGGTCGCCACCGGTTCCACCGGGCTCTGA
- a CDS encoding iron-containing alcohol dehydrogenase has protein sequence MDATELLTQAPGERIVTDSPRRRLVSELRGRRPGRVLVFTGRHSADANGGRRFIEQAALEAGRETVRFSDIEAEPAIGTIEKMTALIRQEKPAAVIALGGGSAMDAAKAAYLSAQSGWPLAEHFGVNRYSERCPDAAADRVICIPTTSGTGSEATPYSNIVDPAQQVKKLIAERLIVPELALLVPELTNSMPETVTRATGCDALAHSIEGFLNVRADRANPDADGWALESIRLITENLPRAIADGRDETARRNMCIAATLGGMVIRFKPTGLPHLASYSWFGRLEHGIAVAMLLPGCWRYYLGNPSVAERTMRLAGLFPGRTPEEVIASFRRFLDSVGVPGRLSDCSGITPELLAATAQSGPANRMKLESAPRPVPVEESAQILASILEDTWQGEQSC, from the coding sequence ATGGATGCCACGGAACTACTGACACAGGCCCCGGGCGAGCGGATCGTCACCGATTCTCCCCGGCGGCGGCTCGTCAGCGAGCTGCGCGGGCGCAGGCCGGGCCGTGTGCTGGTCTTTACCGGGCGGCACTCGGCCGATGCGAACGGCGGCCGGCGTTTCATTGAGCAGGCCGCGCTGGAGGCGGGCCGGGAGACGGTCCGTTTTTCCGATATCGAAGCGGAACCCGCCATCGGCACCATCGAAAAGATGACCGCGCTGATCCGGCAGGAGAAGCCGGCCGCCGTCATTGCGCTCGGCGGCGGCAGCGCCATGGACGCGGCGAAGGCCGCTTACCTGTCCGCGCAATCGGGCTGGCCGCTGGCGGAGCACTTCGGCGTGAACCGTTACAGCGAACGCTGCCCCGATGCGGCGGCGGACCGGGTCATCTGCATCCCGACCACCTCCGGCACCGGTTCCGAGGCGACTCCCTACAGCAATATCGTCGACCCGGCGCAGCAGGTCAAAAAACTGATCGCGGAGCGCCTGATCGTGCCGGAACTCGCGCTTCTCGTGCCGGAGCTGACAAACAGCATGCCGGAAACGGTCACCCGGGCAACCGGGTGCGATGCGCTCGCGCACTCGATCGAAGGATTCCTGAATGTGCGGGCGGACCGGGCGAATCCCGATGCAGACGGCTGGGCGCTTGAATCGATCCGGCTGATCACGGAAAACCTGCCGCGGGCAATCGCCGACGGCAGGGACGAAACGGCGCGGCGGAACATGTGCATCGCCGCGACACTCGGCGGCATGGTGATCCGCTTCAAGCCGACCGGACTGCCGCACCTCGCAAGCTATTCGTGGTTCGGCAGACTCGAACACGGCATCGCCGTCGCCATGCTGCTGCCGGGCTGCTGGCGCTACTATCTCGGCAACCCGTCCGTGGCGGAGCGGACCATGCGGCTCGCCGGACTGTTTCCGGGCAGAACGCCGGAGGAAGTCATCGCTTCCTTCCGCCGTTTTCTGGATTCCGTCGGAGTGCCGGGCCGCCTCTCCGACTGTTCCGGCATCACGCCGGAACTACTGGCGGCGACCGCGCAGAGCGGCCCCGCCAACCGGATGAAACTCGAAAGCGCTCCGCGGCCGGTTCCGGTCGAGGAGTCCGCGCAGATCCTCGCATCGATTCTCGAAGATACATGGCAGGGAGAACAATCATGTTGA
- a CDS encoding rhamnogalacturonan acetylesterase, which translates to MLKLTAIGMAAALAVSVLGAAELPTIYLAGDSTVCDYKPEQAPMTGWGQALRDFCKPGVTVRNLAVGGRSTKSFQDEGRWKKLLAQLKPGDFVLIQFGHNDQKKDRPALYAEAGTDYRANLEKFVQEVRAEQATPVLCTPVNRRSFPNGVFRRSLAEYPEVVREVGRKTGTAVLDLNAATEKLFLAEGVEGTVKYFTIVAPGEYPGYPKGAKDNTHFSYLGAVTVAREAVRSAQEQKLPLAGLFINIK; encoded by the coding sequence ATGTTGAAACTTACCGCAATCGGAATGGCGGCGGCACTGGCCGTCTCGGTTCTCGGCGCCGCCGAACTGCCGACCATTTACCTCGCGGGCGATTCGACCGTCTGCGACTACAAGCCCGAACAGGCGCCGATGACCGGCTGGGGCCAGGCGCTGCGCGACTTCTGCAAACCCGGCGTCACCGTGCGCAACCTCGCGGTCGGCGGCCGCAGCACAAAGTCGTTTCAGGACGAGGGACGCTGGAAAAAGCTGCTTGCCCAGCTCAAACCGGGCGATTTCGTGCTGATCCAGTTCGGCCACAACGACCAGAAGAAAGACCGGCCGGCTCTTTACGCCGAAGCCGGAACCGACTACCGGGCCAACCTCGAAAAATTCGTGCAGGAGGTCCGGGCCGAACAGGCGACGCCGGTACTCTGCACGCCGGTCAACCGCCGGAGCTTCCCGAACGGGGTATTCCGCCGGAGTCTCGCCGAATATCCGGAAGTCGTCCGCGAGGTCGGGCGGAAGACCGGAACGGCGGTCCTCGACCTGAACGCCGCCACGGAAAAGCTGTTCCTCGCCGAAGGGGTGGAGGGAACCGTCAAATATTTCACGATCGTCGCCCCCGGCGAATACCCCGGCTATCCGAAGGGAGCGAAGGACAATACGCATTTTTCCTACCTCGGCGCGGTCACCGTCGCCCGGGAAGCGGTCCGGAGCGCACAGGAGCAGAAGCTCCCGCTCGCCGGACTTTTCATCAACATCAAATAA